The Micromonospora sp. M71_S20 genome has a window encoding:
- a CDS encoding NlpC/P60 family protein: protein MPPHRHAPGRSARPGGLRRVAHRLLTLVAAAAVGAGMLAAPAHAEPSVDEIEAAIDKKWEQLEPTIEQYNKVRAQLKVNRKKSEDLQKKIQPLALESELAMDRVGDLASRYYISGPSHEIGALLVSAKPDTLTEQLTLLDRLAAQERKQLEGVTKVREKYDAEKQKLDTLITTQTKQQNDLAAKKKQIDSDIKKLEASLPVTTVKTEKCPTINGVVSDAARTAIRTACAQVGDPYVWGATGPNSFDCSGLTQYAYKAAGIHLTHFTGAQWNEGKAIPRSEARPGDLVFFKSDLSHVGLYLGNDKMVHAPRAGKPVNVSSINTMPVAGFRRPG, encoded by the coding sequence CCCCCTCATCGTCACGCACCGGGACGGTCTGCTCGTCCGGGTGGCCTGCGTAGGGTCGCCCACCGTCTGCTCACCCTGGTCGCCGCGGCGGCGGTCGGCGCCGGCATGCTGGCCGCGCCCGCCCACGCCGAGCCCTCGGTCGACGAGATCGAGGCCGCGATCGACAAGAAGTGGGAGCAGCTCGAGCCCACCATCGAGCAGTACAACAAGGTGCGGGCGCAGCTGAAGGTCAACCGCAAGAAGTCGGAGGACCTGCAGAAGAAGATCCAGCCGTTGGCGCTGGAGAGCGAGCTGGCGATGGACCGGGTCGGTGACCTGGCTTCCCGCTACTACATCTCCGGCCCGTCCCACGAGATCGGCGCGCTGCTGGTCAGCGCCAAGCCCGACACGCTGACCGAGCAGCTGACCCTGCTGGACCGGTTGGCCGCGCAGGAGCGCAAGCAGCTCGAGGGCGTGACCAAGGTCCGCGAGAAGTACGACGCCGAGAAGCAGAAGCTCGACACGCTCATCACCACCCAGACGAAGCAGCAGAACGACCTGGCGGCGAAGAAGAAGCAGATCGACTCCGACATCAAGAAGCTCGAGGCGTCGCTGCCGGTCACCACCGTCAAGACGGAGAAGTGCCCGACCATCAACGGCGTGGTCAGCGACGCGGCCCGGACCGCGATCCGCACGGCCTGCGCCCAGGTCGGCGACCCGTACGTCTGGGGTGCCACCGGCCCGAACTCGTTCGACTGCTCCGGCCTGACCCAGTACGCCTACAAGGCGGCGGGGATCCACCTGACGCACTTCACGGGTGCGCAGTGGAACGAGGGCAAGGCCATCCCGCGCTCCGAGGCGCGCCCCGGCGACCTGGTCTTCTTCAAGTCCGATCTGAGTCACGTCGGCCTCTACCTCGGCAACGACAAGATGGTGCACGCGCCCCGGGCCGGCAAGCCGGTCAACGTCTCCAGCATCAACACCATGCCGGTGGCCGGGTTCCGCAGGCCCGGCTGA